From one Gracilinanus agilis isolate LMUSP501 chromosome 5, AgileGrace, whole genome shotgun sequence genomic stretch:
- the CLSTN3 gene encoding calsyntenin-3 translates to MAPLLLPLLLTSLLPTSFCNKANKHKPWIEAEYQGIVMENDNTVLLNPPLFALDKDAPLRYAGEICGFRLHGAGVPFEAVILDKATGEGLIRAKEPVDCEAQKEHSFTIQAYDCGEGPDGANTKKSHKATVHVRVNDVNEFAPVFVERLYRASVTEGKLYDRILRVEAIDGDCSPQYSQICYYEILTPNTPFLIDNDGNIENTEKLQYSGERLYKFTVTAYDCGKKRAADDAEVEIQVKPTCKPSWQGWSKRIEYAPGAGSLALFPGIRLETCDEPLWNIQATIELQTSHVAKGCDRDNYSERALRKLCGAATGEVDLLPMPGPNANWTAGLSVHYSQDSSLIYWFNGTQAVQVPLGSGGGVGSGSQDGLSDHFTLSFWMKHGVTPSKGKKEEETIVCNTVQNEDGFSHYWLTVHGCRIAFLYWPLLESARPVKFLWKLEQVCDDEWHHYALNLEFPTVTLYVDGISFDPALIHDNGLIHPPRQEPALMIGACWTEEKGKEKEKGGGDNSTDVNPGDPLPIHHYFHGYLAGFSVRSGRLESREVIECLYACREGLDYRDFESLGKGMKVHVNPSQSLLTLEGDDVETFNHALQHVAYMNTLRFATPGVRPLRLATAVKCFSEESCVSIPDVEGYVVVLQPDAPQILLSGMTHLAHPAVDFEGPEGVPLFPELQITCSISHQVEAKKDESWQGTVTDTRMSDEIVHNLDGCEISLVGDDLDPERESLLLDAASLQQRGLEISNTSAYITISGVPMKLWELGLWVGRLYFYTFLYLPYEYARSGARIVFLYTKSMAHLVLIGCIYVFLQGTAWVTQLVANLVILQIYSYWAVLKSLTYFLKVVMLKHFIEWLALAVMKASKYSVCMLSQVWPVLTFAEMCVRTGLVGLSLSLHVCFAAISSKVSVKVHAPFCFSLPLRLYAPMNLGISLRPWGKSQGRDREELDSSQGENLWEQRPQISQNPRPTRKHTPSSFRRESISVVPSAATLIIVVCVGFLALMVVLGLVRIHSLHQRVSGVGGSPGASEDPKDSDLFWDDSALTIIVNPMESYQSRQACVAGAAGGQQEDEDSSDSEAADSPSHEDRRIIESAPHRY, encoded by the exons CCAACAAACACAAGCCATGGATCGAAGCAGAATATCAGGGCATTGTCATGGAGAATGACAACACGGTCCTACTCAATCCACCACTCTTTGCCCTCGACAAGGACGCCCCTCTACGTTATGCTG GTGAAATCTGTGGGTTTCGACTGCATGGGGCTGGGGTTCCCTTTGAggctgtgatcctggacaaggcaACCGGAGAGGGGTTGATCCGAGCCAAGGAACCAGTGGACTGTGAGGCTCAGAAGGAGCACAGCTTTACGATTCAGGCCTATGACTGTGGCGAAGGGCCAGATGGGGCCAATACCAAGAAATCACACAA GGCAACTGTACACGTCAGGGTAAATGATGTGAATGAGTTTGCCCCAGTATTTGTGGAGCGGCTCTACCGGGCATCAGTGACAGAAGGGAAGTTGTACGACCGCATTCTAAGAGTGGAGGCCATTGATGGTGACTGCTCCCCACAATACAGCCAGATCTGCTATTATGAGATCCTCACCCCCAACACTCCTTTCCTCATTGACAATGATG GGAATATTGAGAACACAGAAAAACTGCAATATAGTGGGGAGCGGCTCTATAAATTCACAGTGACAGCATATGATTGTGGGAAGAAGAGGGCAGCTGATGATGCTGAGGTAGAGATCCAGGTGAAACCCACATGCAAACCGAGCTGGCAAG GCTGGAGCAAAAGGATTGAATATGCACCAGGTGCTGGAAGCCTGGCCTTATTTCCGGGCATCCGCCTGGAAACTTGTGATGAGCCACTGTGGAACATCCAGGCCACCATTGAGCTGCAGACCAGTCATGTGGCCAAGGGCTGTGATCGGGACAACTATTCAGAGAGGGCTCTTCGAAAACTCTGTG GTGCTGCCACAGGGGAGGTGGATCTGCTCCCTATGCCTGGCCCTAATGCCAACTGGACAGCGGGGCTCTCCGTACACTACAGTCAGGACAGCAGCCTCATCTACTGGTTCAACGGGACCCAGGCTGTGCAGGTCCCCCTGGGCAGTGGGGGTGGGGTTGGATCTGGTTCCCAAGATGGCCTCAGTGACCATTTTACTTTATCCTTCTGGATGAAACATGGAGTGACCCCTAGCAAGggcaagaaagaggaggaaaccATCGTGTGCAACACCGTCCAGAATG AGGATGGCTTCTCTCACTACTGGCTGACAGTCCATGGCTGCCGAATTGCCTTCCTTTACTGGCCTTTGCTGGAGAGTGCCCGTCCAGTCAAGTTCCTCTGGAAACTGGAGCAG GTTTGTGATGATGAATGGCATCACTATGCTCTGAACCTTGAGTTTCCCACAGTCACACTCTATGTGGATGGCATTTCCTTTGACCCTGCTCTAATCCATGACAATGGCCTCATCCACCCACCTCGCCAAGAGCCTGCCCTCATGATTGGGGCCTGTTGGACTG aagaaaaaggcaaagagaaggagaaagggggaggagacAACAGcacagatgtgaacccag GAGACCCTCTGCCGATTCACCACTACTTCCATGGCTACCTGGCTGGTTTCAGCGTGCGCTCAGGCCGCTTGGAGAGCCGCGAGGTTATCGAGTGCCTCTATGCATGTCGGGAGGGGCTGGACTATAGGGACTTCGAGAGCCTGGGCAAAGGCATGAAG GTCCACGTGAATCCCTCGCAGTCCCTGCTCACCCTGGAGGGAGATGATGTGGAGACCTTCAACCATGCCCTGCAGCATGTGGCTTACATGAACACTCTGCGCTTTGCAACACCCGGTGTCCGGCCCCTGCGCCTTGCCACTGCTGTCAA ATGCTTCAGTGAGGAGTCCTGCGTCTCCATCCCTGATGTGGAGGGCTATGTCGTGGTCCTCCAGCCAGATGCCCCTCAGATCCTGCTAAGTGGCATGACTCATTTAGCCCACCCTGCTGTGGACTTTGAAGGGCCTGAGGGAGTCCCTCTATTCCCCGAGCTCCAGATCACCTGCTCCATCTCCCACCAGGTGGAGGCCAAAAAAGATGAGAGCTGGCAAGGTACAG TGACAGACACTCGAATGTCTGATGAGATTGTACACAACCTGGATGGCTGTGAAATTTCCCTCGTTGGGGATGACTTGGACCCAGAGAGAGAAAGCCTACTGCTGGATGCAGCATCTCTGCAGCAACGAGGACTAGAAATCAGCAATACTTCTGCCTACATCACCATTTCTG GTGTGCCCATGAAACTCTGGGAATTGGGGCTGTGGGTAGGGAGATTATATTTCTACACGTTTCTTTACCTGCCCTATGAATATGCACGGTCAGGAGCTAGAATTGTGTTCCTGTATACTAAATCTATGGCCCACCTGGTCCTCATTGGCTGCATCTACGTGTTTCTGCAAGGGACTGCCTGGGTCACTCAGTTGGTAGCAAACTTGGTGATTTTGCAAATATATTCCTATTGGGCTGTACTGAAGTCACTCACGTATTTTCTCAAGGTGGTCATGCTTAAGCACTTCATAGAATGGCTGGCCTTGGCAGTCATGAAGGCTAGCAAGTATTCTGTATGTATGTTATCCCAGGTATGGCCAGTCTTGACCTTTGCTGAGATGTGTGTCCGCACAGGCTTGGTGGGCTTGAGTCTGAGCCTACATGTGTGCTTTGCTGCTATAAGCTCAAAGGTCTCAGTGAAGGTCCATGCCCCATTCTGCTTCTCACTGCCCCTTAGACTCTATGCCCCCATGAACTTGGGAATCAGTTTGAGGCCTTGGGGCAAGAGtcaagggagggacagagaggagCTGGATAGTTCCCAGGGCGAGAATTTATGGGAGCAGAGGCCTCAGATCTCACAAAATCCCCGGCCCACAAGGAAACACACACCGTCAAGTTTCCGGAGAGAGTCCATTTCAG TGGTTCCTAGTGCAGCGACTCTCATCATTGTGGTGTGTGTGGGGTTCCTGGCACTCATGGTTGTCCTGGGCCTGGTCCGCATCCATTCCCTGCACCAGCGTGTCTCCGGAGTTGGAGGTTCACCAGGGGCTTCAGAGGACCCCAAAGACTCCGATCTTTTCTGGGATGATTCAGCTCTCACCATCATTGTTAACCCCATGGAG TCATACCAGAGTCGGCAGGCATGTGTGGCAGGGGCTGCTGGGGGACAGCAGGAAGACGAGGACAGCAGTGATTCTGAGGCAGCCGACTCTCCCAGCCATGAAGATAGGCGCATCATTGAGTCGGCCCCACACCGCTACTAA